A portion of the Adhaeribacter radiodurans genome contains these proteins:
- a CDS encoding pyridoxamine 5'-phosphate oxidase family protein has translation MENTPSQDLEKLIDLIKDIKTAMFTTAEVDGTLRSRPMRTQQVKPDGILWFFTGEDSAKTHEIQQDRHVNVSYMDDASNTYVSVSGRARTVKDKAKIDELWKEPLKAWFPEGKDDPNIALIKVTIDQAEYWDAPSSTLVHLYGMAKAAITGEPAHPGDNKKINL, from the coding sequence ATGGAAAATACGCCTAGCCAAGATCTGGAAAAGCTAATAGATTTAATTAAAGATATTAAAACGGCCATGTTTACTACCGCCGAAGTGGATGGTACTTTGCGCAGCCGCCCTATGCGGACGCAACAGGTAAAACCTGATGGTATACTTTGGTTTTTTACCGGAGAAGATTCGGCTAAAACGCACGAAATACAGCAAGACCGGCACGTAAACGTAAGTTATATGGATGATGCCAGCAATACGTACGTATCTGTTTCAGGCAGAGCCCGCACCGTTAAAGATAAAGCCAAAATAGATGAACTTTGGAAGGAACCGTTAAAAGCCTGGTTCCCCGAAGGCAAAGACGATCCTAATATTGCTTTAATTAAAGTTACAATTGACCAGGCTGAATATTGGGATGCGCCTTCGAGCACGTTGGTGCATTTGTATGGTATGGCGAAAGCAGCTATTACCGGCGAACCCGCTCATCCCGGCGATAACAAAAAAATTAATTTATAA
- a CDS encoding FKBP-type peptidyl-prolyl cis-trans isomerase yields MKISNNTVVTLTYDLSVLDENGEKSHVETAGSENPMVFLYGVSGLPDKFEEHLDGLQEGDTFSFSLESGEGYGDYDENALVSIPKNVFEVEGSIPDGMLEPGNFIPMADSEGNQMQGQVVEVGDNEVQMDFNHPLAGRTMHFDGKVVSVREATKEELSHGHVHGEHGHHH; encoded by the coding sequence ATGAAAATTAGCAATAATACCGTGGTAACGCTGACTTATGATCTGAGTGTATTAGATGAAAACGGCGAAAAAAGCCACGTAGAAACAGCGGGTTCCGAAAACCCAATGGTTTTTCTTTACGGCGTGAGCGGTTTACCAGACAAATTTGAAGAACACCTGGATGGTTTACAGGAAGGCGATACTTTTTCTTTTTCTTTAGAATCTGGAGAAGGCTACGGCGATTACGACGAAAATGCTTTAGTAAGTATACCAAAGAATGTTTTTGAGGTAGAAGGCTCTATTCCGGATGGAATGCTGGAACCCGGCAACTTTATTCCTATGGCCGACAGCGAAGGTAACCAGATGCAGGGTCAGGTTGTAGAAGTGGGAGACAATGAAGTTCAGATGGATTTTAACCATCCTTTGGCTGGTCGTACTATGCATTTTGATGGGAAAGTAGTAAGTGTACGCGAAGCTACAAAAGAAGAACTATCCCATGGACACGTTCACGGCGAACACGGTCACCATCATTAA
- a CDS encoding alpha/beta hydrolase, with protein MRKLTSTRCFIFGSVICFFFFLSSPVISQNTPTLAKQGTVERIKVHGKGLEGNLSGDSPDREVSIYLPPSYKTNPKQRYPVVYLLHGFTDNDAQWYGFQTHWINLPNVVNKALAAGQLKEMILVTPNAYTRFQGSFYSNSVTTGNWEDFVAKELVAYIDSHYRTIPQVASRGIAGHSMGGYGAFRIGQKYPEIFSSVYLLSPCCLSPSENELKNLENLTRLENIQTQEEVNKADFLTRATFATGAAWAPNPKKPPFYLDLPTAKGQVQPLILAKRMANMPIANLDQNINNVKKLNAIGFDAGTKDTNIAASIQVLDQQLNNYGIKHSFEIYEGDHINRIAERIETKMLGFFSQNLSFESKKVK; from the coding sequence ATGAGAAAATTAACAAGTACTCGTTGTTTTATTTTTGGTTCTGTAATTTGCTTTTTCTTTTTTCTTTCTTCACCGGTCATAAGCCAAAATACCCCAACTCTGGCTAAGCAAGGCACCGTAGAACGCATTAAAGTACACGGAAAAGGTTTGGAAGGTAATTTATCCGGCGACTCTCCCGACCGGGAAGTTTCTATTTATCTGCCGCCCAGTTATAAAACCAATCCTAAGCAACGGTACCCGGTTGTTTACTTATTGCATGGTTTCACCGACAATGATGCGCAATGGTACGGTTTTCAAACGCACTGGATAAACTTGCCCAATGTGGTAAACAAAGCATTAGCTGCTGGTCAGTTAAAAGAAATGATTTTGGTTACGCCCAATGCCTATACTCGTTTTCAGGGCAGTTTTTATTCGAATTCTGTTACTACCGGCAATTGGGAAGATTTTGTAGCCAAAGAACTTGTGGCCTATATTGATAGCCATTATCGCACTATACCGCAGGTGGCCAGCCGAGGCATAGCCGGACATTCCATGGGTGGCTACGGAGCTTTTCGGATTGGGCAGAAATATCCGGAAATTTTTTCGAGCGTGTATTTATTAAGTCCGTGTTGCCTTAGTCCTTCTGAAAACGAATTAAAAAATCTGGAAAATTTAACCCGATTAGAGAATATACAAACGCAGGAAGAAGTAAATAAAGCCGATTTTTTAACGCGAGCTACTTTTGCTACGGGTGCTGCTTGGGCTCCAAATCCCAAAAAACCACCTTTTTACCTGGATCTACCCACTGCTAAAGGCCAGGTTCAACCTTTAATCCTAGCCAAGAGAATGGCGAACATGCCCATCGCGAACCTGGATCAAAATATAAATAATGTAAAAAAGTTGAACGCCATAGGTTTTGATGCCGGTACAAAAGACACGAATATAGCCGCCAGCATCCAGGTTTTAGATCAGCAACTAAATAACTACGGCATTAAACATTCTTTTGAAATTTACGAAGGCGACCACATAAATCGGATTGCCGAACGGATTGAAACAAAAATGCTGGGCTTCTTTTCGCAAAATCTATCTTTTGAAAGTAAAAAGGTTAAATAA
- a CDS encoding acyl carrier protein phosphodiesterase — protein sequence MNFLAHTFLSGSDEELLVGNFIADSVKGRQKDGYPAGIRRGIELHRLIDTYTDSHPIVHQTKERLRPEQGKFAGVTTDMFYDHFLAANFEKYASISLLDFSLYVYQTVESYSHILPERVHYFLPYMVKQNWLHRYAQIAGIQDSLNGLSRRSTFASNMSTATQTLEENYQIYKQDFEQFFPELQNYVKQVVAT from the coding sequence TTGAATTTTTTAGCGCATACTTTTTTATCTGGTTCCGACGAAGAACTATTAGTAGGTAACTTTATTGCCGATTCGGTAAAAGGCCGGCAAAAAGATGGATACCCCGCGGGTATTCGCCGGGGAATTGAACTGCACCGGTTAATTGACACGTATACCGATTCGCATCCTATTGTGCATCAGACCAAAGAGCGGCTCCGGCCTGAGCAAGGGAAATTTGCTGGTGTTACCACCGACATGTTTTACGACCACTTTCTGGCAGCAAATTTTGAGAAGTACGCTTCCATTTCCTTGCTCGATTTTTCGTTGTACGTCTACCAAACAGTAGAAAGTTACTCCCATATATTACCCGAAAGGGTTCACTATTTTTTGCCGTACATGGTCAAACAAAACTGGTTGCACCGCTACGCTCAAATTGCGGGCATTCAAGATTCTTTAAATGGTTTAAGCCGCCGAAGTACATTTGCTTCCAATATGTCTACGGCCACCCAAACGTTAGAAGAAAATTATCAAATTTATAAGCAAGATTTTGAGCAATTTTTTCCTGAGTTGCAGAATTATGTTAAACAGGTTGTGGCTACTTAA
- a CDS encoding spheroidene monooxygenase, translated as MPQSNVPPTYTTLTLFGLKPNRIRWGLAQMGTSPPLLKSVPGLSFFKLLGSGKGQVFSLKPDFKRYGLFATWQSEDAANDFFTKSEIMQLYQDNSQEIWTIKLLPYKAHGLWDGKNPLPNLAVEPAPLQSVAVLTRAAINWRSLPAFWKNGTLTSQALESAPGVMAAIGLGELPFVRQATFSIWSSQAHMQNYAYQNQAHRKVVHRTRSEKWYKEELFARFQVLSAEGTWNGINPLVTGLAGI; from the coding sequence TTGCCTCAGTCCAACGTACCACCTACTTATACTACTCTTACTTTATTCGGCTTAAAGCCGAACCGAATCCGTTGGGGGCTGGCACAAATGGGAACCTCTCCTCCCCTGCTTAAATCAGTTCCAGGTTTAAGTTTTTTTAAATTATTAGGCAGCGGTAAAGGCCAGGTATTTTCTCTAAAACCTGATTTTAAGCGTTATGGTTTATTTGCTACCTGGCAATCCGAAGATGCCGCAAACGATTTTTTTACTAAATCGGAGATAATGCAACTTTATCAGGATAATAGCCAGGAAATATGGACGATTAAACTTTTACCTTATAAAGCACACGGGCTTTGGGATGGGAAAAACCCTTTACCTAACCTTGCTGTTGAACCTGCTCCCTTGCAATCAGTTGCCGTTTTAACCCGGGCTGCCATTAACTGGCGATCTTTGCCTGCTTTCTGGAAAAACGGTACGCTTACCAGCCAGGCTTTGGAAAGTGCTCCGGGTGTAATGGCAGCAATTGGTTTAGGCGAACTTCCCTTTGTACGGCAAGCTACTTTTAGTATCTGGAGCAGCCAGGCCCACATGCAAAATTACGCTTATCAAAACCAAGCCCACCGGAAAGTAGTGCACCGTACCCGCTCCGAAAAATGGTACAAGGAAGAATTATTTGCCCGTTTTCAAGTCCTCTCTGCCGAAGGTACCTGGAATGGAATTAATCCGCTGGTTACCGGATTAGCTGGTATTTAA
- a CDS encoding alginate lyase family protein, producing the protein MENNTIGNYNQQLVEPSALPTATLSGARTLSDNAQAVSVDESELEIDQPYSEDQYLNFEFEPEAGTTDDTTDQSDTDADFHLGTFNNLRGTFTWSFAALQTNAETYNAVLSGSSNRIALKTAVDKLKSYIKKRNILDKTPYGIAPKPETYRFQDESGATITKPMLATGSPNDYVSLATYWWPDPINEKGLPYVVIDGKTNPESNAIPDQTLLRNICEDIQFLGLGYFFTRKEAYAEQALNLLKAFFLDKTTQMNPHFKYSQIIQGMNGGFGRATGFVDAEVLTILLDGYQLLQGSKALTAASDVDAGLKDWFRSLWGWMTTNYKEAPKEGTEDFYHYEMMLGIKNAHNNIRSAYELQVLTYAQFIGEDAWVVDEINKIIKDTETSKGLLSNQILPQAGKIEVKDKMGAVKEIAVPAGAMPEELRRTKPATYCQKNLDFLLRLGSLAENAGIDLWNYVTPEGVSIKKAIEAILYFAANPKEWPCTEHEDILNPTIYRIFRQSMRRASGAWPKDEELQKSIQGYLAQLDKLLGANSGYSETSYRQGLDWQILVHKLGYTF; encoded by the coding sequence ATGGAAAATAATACTATTGGAAATTATAATCAGCAACTTGTTGAACCTTCGGCATTACCAACTGCTACATTATCCGGAGCCAGAACTCTTTCGGATAATGCCCAAGCTGTTAGCGTGGATGAGTCTGAACTAGAAATTGATCAACCCTATTCGGAGGACCAGTACCTTAACTTTGAATTTGAACCGGAAGCAGGAACAACCGATGATACTACTGATCAATCTGATACGGATGCAGATTTTCATTTAGGCACATTTAATAACCTTCGCGGTACATTTACCTGGTCATTTGCGGCATTGCAAACGAATGCCGAAACGTATAATGCTGTTTTATCCGGGTCCTCTAACCGCATTGCTTTAAAAACGGCTGTCGATAAGCTTAAGAGCTATATTAAGAAAAGGAATATTTTAGATAAAACTCCTTACGGTATTGCTCCTAAACCCGAGACCTATAGGTTTCAGGATGAAAGTGGCGCTACAATAACCAAGCCCATGTTAGCAACCGGGTCGCCGAACGATTATGTAAGTTTAGCAACCTATTGGTGGCCAGATCCAATCAATGAAAAAGGCTTGCCTTATGTTGTTATTGACGGCAAAACCAATCCTGAATCTAACGCCATTCCGGATCAAACTTTATTACGAAATATTTGCGAGGATATTCAGTTTTTAGGCTTAGGCTATTTTTTTACAAGGAAAGAAGCTTATGCCGAACAAGCCTTGAATTTATTAAAGGCATTTTTTCTGGATAAAACCACTCAAATGAATCCACATTTTAAATACTCTCAGATTATTCAGGGTATGAACGGAGGGTTTGGGCGGGCCACCGGGTTTGTAGATGCCGAAGTACTAACGATATTATTAGACGGCTACCAATTGCTACAAGGCTCGAAGGCATTAACGGCTGCCTCTGATGTGGATGCCGGTTTAAAAGATTGGTTCCGAAGCTTATGGGGATGGATGACTACCAATTATAAAGAAGCTCCCAAGGAAGGTACCGAAGATTTTTACCATTACGAGATGATGTTGGGTATAAAAAATGCCCATAATAATATCCGGAGTGCGTACGAACTTCAGGTATTAACTTATGCTCAATTTATCGGCGAAGATGCTTGGGTGGTAGATGAAATTAACAAAATTATTAAAGACACGGAAACCTCCAAAGGTCTATTATCCAATCAAATTTTACCCCAGGCGGGCAAAATTGAGGTAAAAGATAAAATGGGTGCTGTTAAAGAAATTGCGGTACCCGCAGGCGCCATGCCCGAGGAGTTAAGGCGGACTAAACCCGCGACTTATTGTCAGAAAAACCTGGATTTTTTATTGCGCTTAGGGAGCTTGGCCGAAAATGCCGGTATTGATTTATGGAATTACGTTACTCCGGAAGGCGTTTCAATTAAAAAAGCCATTGAAGCCATATTATACTTTGCTGCTAATCCCAAAGAATGGCCGTGCACCGAACACGAAGATATATTGAACCCCACCATTTACCGTATTTTCCGGCAATCCATGCGCCGGGCAAGTGGCGCCTGGCCCAAAGACGAGGAATTACAAAAAAGTATTCAAGGATATTTGGCCCAACTGGATAAGCTGTTAGGTGCAAATTCGGGTTATTCCGAAACCTCTTACCGGCAAGGTTTAGATTGGCAAATATTAGTGCACAAGCTAGGCTACACTTTCTAA